In a genomic window of Erigeron canadensis isolate Cc75 chromosome 5, C_canadensis_v1, whole genome shotgun sequence:
- the LOC122599942 gene encoding gamma-tubulin complex component 5-like, which yields MMWSTTRLAAAIDRQSDNYLSSHYSDQRFSLSPILDSASEVRGVVDILQGLSSTLFQWKDKEGCYVVAAARDRDVNNNDKMVLDRLLYTASCLKSVEITLLNITTKTSSPSPTLFAFASASSSCLRNLRDIALKEQVNITNPDTPTFPTILGLATSLTSLCAGAEYLYKIVHGAIPSIEHAPAELAVYILDHLYHNLNNVCLDPEQHSYRMLLYIFVSSLVPYIEVLDSWIFEGILDDPFHEMFFYANKEIAVDEADFWDKSYLFRSTQHMKLGMVPLITSTHKNVFVSSKTKGQNERDFVVSPLFFKDISKEIISAGKSLQLIQHIPITSSSTPLDRNSERSMTQLSLSEIFCLSLAALIGHGDHMSQFFWKNDKIVSATESYEGTESIPGVAYSDKIWYKFLGDALPAKRENVDMKGEGMEFGVSFEPLVTSNSPENPTITVCQKLLQANTTNWNSLNLSKNYILPPLNDGDLRKAIFGGAGGELMTARGTDYAFRCTLEDSEKLHFQHDLKIVEALFPFPTILPSFKEDLLMSELLPFQKNGTLLSKVLSWIQTVEPKSTPLPVVILRECLTFYIKKQVDHIGNQILSKLLHDWKLMDELGVLRDVYLLGSGDLLQHFLTVVFDKLDKGKSWDDDFELNTVLQESIRNSADGTVLSSPDSLVVSLTKTDISSDGQQTTSFLVSSPRKTRASVSGINDLDSLKFTYKVPWPLELIANAEALKKYNQVMNFLLRVKRAKFVLDKARRWMWKERGVTTVNCKHRWLVEQKLLHFVDAFHQYVMDRVYHSAWRELCEGMAAAGSLDEVIEVHEAYLLSIQRQCFVVPDKLWALIASRINSILGLALDFYSVQQTLSSGGAVSATKAKCEKEVDRIGKQFDDCMAFLLRVLSFKLNVGQFPHLADLVTRINYNNFYMSDSGNLITAPGSDSINFKLAKTISV from the exons ATGATGTGGAGCACTACTCGACTTGCCGCCGCCATAGACAGGCAATCGGACAACTATCTTTCTAGCCACTATTCTGATCAGAGATTTTCACTTTCCCCAATACTTGATTCCGCTTCTGAg GTGAGAGGCGTGGTAGATATACTTCAGGGGTTATCAAGTACTTTGTTTCAATGGAAAGATAAGGAGGGATGTtatgttgttgctgctgctagAGATAGAGatgttaataataatgataaaatggTTTTAGATCGTTTACTTTATACAGCTTCTTGCTTGAAATCTGTTGAGATTACCCTCCTTAATATAACCACTAAAACCTCGTCACCATCTCCGACTTTGTTTGCATTTGCTTCTGCCTCTTCTTCTTGTCTTAGG AATTTACGTGATATTGCTTTGAAAGAACAAGTTAACATTACCAACCCCGACACCCCCACTTTCCCTACTATTTTGGGACTGGCCACTTCTTTAACAAG TCTTTGCGCAGGAGCTGAATATCTATATAAGATAGTCCATGGTGCCATTCCCTCGATTGAACATGCTCCTGCTGAATTGGCCGTTTACATTCTCGACCATCTCTATCACAATCTTAACAACGTCTGCCTTGACCCTGAG CAACATTCATACCGGATGCTActctatatttttgtttcatCCTTAGTTCCTTACATTGAGGTTCTTGATTCCTGGATTTTTGAGGGGATATTAGACGATCCCTTTCATGAG ATGTTCTTTTATGCTAACAAAGAGATTGCAGTTGATGAAGCTGATTTTTGGGACAAGAGTTACTTATTCCGTTCAACTCAGCATATGAAGTTAGGCATGGTTCCTCTAATCACTTCCACTCACAAAAACGTGTTTGTTTCATCAAAAACGAAGGGCCAAAATGAAAGGGATTTTGTGGTTTCTCCATTGTTCTTTAAGGACATTTCCAAGGAAATCATTTCTGCCGGAAAGTCGTTGCAGTTGATACAGCATATCCCTATCACATCATCATCTACGCCACTTGATAGGAATTCTGAACGTTCCATGACTCAGCTAAGCTTGTCGGAGATTTTTTGTTTGTCCTTGGCAGCTCTTATCGGCCATGGTGATCATATGTCTCAGTTCTTTtggaaaaatgataaaatagtTTCTGCAACTGAGTCTTATGAGGGAACAGAGAGCATCCCTGGTGTAGCATACTCAGATAAGATATGGTATAAATTTTTGGGTGATGCACTGCCTGCAAAAAGAGAGAATGTCGATATGAAAGGAGAGGGTATGGAGTTCGGCGTTTCATTTGAGCCCCTTGTTACTTCTAACTCTCCTGAAAATCCCACTATCACTGTATGCCAAAAGCTTCTTCAAGCAAATACTACTAATTGGAATTCATTAAACTTGTCTAAGAACTATATTCTCCCTCCTTTGAATGACGGAGACTTGAGAAAAGCTATATTTGGTGGGGCTGGTGGAGAACTTATGACAGCCAGAGGAACAGATTATGCCTTCCGTTGTACATTAGAGGACTCTGAAAAACTTCACTTTCAACACGATTTAAAGATTGTAGAAGCTTTATTTCCTTTTCCCACTATACTTCCATCCTTCAAG GAGGATCTACTTATGTCGGAGCTTTTACCATTTCAGAAAAATGGCACTCTTTTGTCAAAAGTCCTTAGCTGGATTCAAACTGTTGAACCAAAATCTACCCCGCTTCCTGTCGTTATTTTGCGAGAATGTCTTACCTTTTACATCAAGAAGCag GTAGATCATATTGGCAATCAGATATTGTCAAAGTTGCTACACGACTGGAAATTGATGGATGAGTTGGGAGTGCTGCGTGATGTATATCTGTTAGGCTCTG GTGATCTACTGCAGCATTTCTTGACGGTAGTTTTTGATAAGCTGGACAAAGGAAAATCATGGGATGATGATTTTGAGCTGAACACGGTGTTGCAG GAATCTATTAGAAACTCTGCTGATGGCACGGTACTAAGCTCGCCAGATTCTTTAGTCGTGTCTTTAACAAAAACAGACATTAGCAGCGATGGTCAACAGACGACATCATTTCTTGTCTCGAGTCCCCGTAAAACTCGTGCAAGTGTCTCTGGAATCAATGATCTTGACTCACTAAAGTTCACATACAAG GTTCCTTGGCCGCTGGAGCTTATTGCAAATGCTGAAGCTTTAAAGAAGTACAACCAG GTGATGAATTTCTTATTGAGGGTCAAACGTGCCAAGTTTGTTCTTGATAAAGCTCGAAGATGGATGTGGAAG gaACGAGGTGTGACGACAGTTAACTGCAAACATAGATGGTTGGTGGAGCAAAAACTTCTTCATTTTGTTGATGCGTTTCATCAATATGTTATGGACAGA GTATACCACAGTGCGTGGCGTGAGTTATGTGAAGGTATGGCAGCAGCTGGATCTCTTGATGAAGTGATTGAAGTGCACGAGGCATACTTGCTGTCAATTCAACGCCAATGCTTTGTAGTTCCGGACAAGCTG TGGGCATTAATTGCGAGCCGGATCAACAGTATACTTGGACTGGCATTAGACTTTTATTCAGTCCAGCAGACATTAAGTAGTGGTGGAGCAGTTTCGGCAACTAAAGCCAAATGTGAGAAGGAAGTAGATCGCATTGGGAAACAATTTGATGATTGCATGGCCTTCCTTCTCAGG GTACTATCATTCAAGCTTAATGTGGGTCAATTTCCACATTTGGCAGATTTGGTTACCCGAATTAATTACAACAACTTTTACATGTCTGATTCTGGAAATTTGATAACCGCTCCTGGTTCTGACTCTATTAATTTTAAGTTGGCAAAGACCATTTCAGTTTAA